The Arabidopsis thaliana chromosome 5, partial sequence genomic interval CTTTATCCATATCAATATAACATATTTATGATCAGTCAATCATTCAAAACGTTCTTGTTTCTAGGGAGAAGCGTGTCAACGTGAAAGGATACTTTGTTTGGTCTCTTGGGGATAATTACGAATTCTGCAACGGCTACACCGTCAGATTCGGACTTAGTTACGTTGATTTCAATAATGTCACTGCTGATAGAGACCTCAAAGCTTCTGGCTTATGGTACCAGTCGTTCTTGAGAGATACCACCAAGAACCAAGATATCCTCCGCTCAAGTCTGCCCTTTAAGAACGGGGATAGGAAGAGCCTCACATGAAAGACCAAAACCACTTTATGCCCATCGAGATCATCTTCATGTCTCTTCTTTCTACTTGCTCCATAGATAAAAGGAGCTTCTACCTActgtattaaataaaagatgatcaaacttaataaatattttgtatactACATTATGCCATGGGATGGGGAAAAATCcgatgaaaccaaaattgaactAAACTCGAAATGCTTAGttgtttatcattttaaaaccaaaactaaaaaaccgaaactgaaatttgtttaaaaactaatttttttttgttttcttaaaaacaagagagcaaaaaaaaacgaaccaAAAATTGTTTAGTGTAACCAGATAACAAAATCtatttgttttcaactttaattacattttcatattttataggGGAAGACGGAGATATGATGTACAACATAAAAGAATGATGTAAAGTTCAAAGAATGTTTTAAGGAAGATGATGGATTAGTTAATATCTTAAACTAAGTTTCCTTATACTTCATTTTTAACTTCTATCAAAGATAACTACatcttttaatattattttatatatttgatactCCTATTTCTTTACATTTCGGTGTGTTTACatacaaatttgtttgtgtataACTTAAAATGAGTTAAAATGTAATTTCCATCTAAAACCACTGAGACCCTTTTCTCCATTGGTCTATGGAAACTTCAGGGGCCATGTTGCCGTAGTAGCGGCCTCGGCCATAGGCACTGGGATGATCAAATTAACCTATAAAGCTATGCTCTGATTCGGTTATGTACGTGTAGATAGTTGTGAAGTTGAATAGGGGAATGCATGACTCGGTGAGGAGAACAAACCATTCGTTTGAGATATCGAGTAGCGCATAGGCATAGAGGGTGAAGTTTTCATGTCCACGCCGAGTCAACTCGAAAGTTTGTGCTAAAGTAGAAGTCTAGAAGGATATATATGCATCAAAATTTCTTGTAGTAGAATAATTGATAATGACATataatagatttttaaaattttatcgGGGTCAACTGACCCTCCTATCAAAGCCATGCCTCCGCCACTGCCGAGGATACTAAGACCATCCTCAATGGTAGTATATTAACAAGGGTTTTTagcaattttttaattattaattttgaaactgTTAAACTTAGAGCTTGGGTaagaattttagtttttagcaTTGTCCAATGGTAGTATTTTAAATTGGGTTCttaaaaaaagagtcaaatttttttggtgtaattgGTGTTTGAAGAGTTGATAATCACATCAAAACTTGTCAAATGCAAAACATAGATTCATGATCTACGTACACATATTTAATTTGAGTGACTATAATTCAGAGATTCAGGTACAACATATTAAAGCTAAATATGATGATGCTTGCAATAAAGCTTAACCTTGTGAGCTATGAAAACCTTAATAGCAGCATAGTTTTCTCAACAGATTCAGTGAAAGGAATCTCAGGAGCGTATGTGACGAAATCGGAGAGGTTACGGAGAACAGCTGAT includes:
- a CDS encoding core-2/I-branching beta-1,6-N-acetylglucosaminyltransferase family protein (FUNCTIONS IN: molecular_function unknown; INVOLVED IN: biological_process unknown; LOCATED IN: chloroplast; BEST Arabidopsis thaliana protein match is: Core-2/I-branching beta-1,6-N-acetylglucosaminyltransferase family protein (TAIR:AT5G25970.1); Has 1807 Blast hits to 1807 proteins in 277 species: Archae - 0; Bacteria - 0; Metazoa - 736; Fungi - 347; Plants - 385; Viruses - 0; Other Eukaryotes - 339 (source: NCBI BLink).), whose translation is MSSSPPTLALHGDFRSSNRRVRLQQNDNLVKKLPDQLHHNVMTSTLAQTFELTRRGHENFTLYAYALLDISNECAYGRGRYYGNMAPEVSIDQWRKGSQWF